A section of the Methanofollis sp. UBA420 genome encodes:
- a CDS encoding DUF2193 domain-containing protein — MKEIYTKILDEAMAAQRADVETIKKKRGTAFKVKDGKAYVDAAAKMKAGEGQSKAVIDLHAESVKAHYRNLSALTDYVRPEDDPFVEHYQTPAVLEILYAEDPTFRKSMDAFIKAIGKSEALIGREAARRYAGFYGPTCVVDFALIPGSTSNVVNQILQTVKIPTEHKQAILAAKSWGMNTSYGIGEVFAQAVEAGDTLADATKQEVKQLQAIYDHPVRAQADLMEKAGMTSFDPAKYMEGYKKDITPFVKAAIDGGVHYGNIVTVPAYCVGDIAHHIAQSTFNMCKDDMVMGIIEAVTEVMDRSVRSALDTVKSEYQLLSIATGSSAAATEYILELDGFNAPMVVDLLTKRFHNFVQLYPTRGAAAELHNCDFMDMIWRGWRMLDAARRKRNGSGDLLTPKAAGFPVDLAPIHESEVIMNPQRYAYPASAITVRYSALMRLADYPCLLTSEPVTATMMTNIIALHPEQIAAPVRACKDCASASMVDFRHEYCQWREAV, encoded by the coding sequence ATGAAAGAGATCTATACGAAGATTCTTGACGAGGCCATGGCGGCGCAGCGCGCCGACGTGGAGACGATCAAAAAGAAGCGCGGCACGGCATTCAAGGTGAAAGACGGCAAGGCCTACGTCGACGCCGCGGCGAAGATGAAGGCCGGTGAAGGGCAGAGCAAGGCCGTGATCGACCTCCATGCGGAGTCGGTGAAGGCCCATTATCGGAACCTCTCCGCGCTCACCGACTATGTCAGGCCAGAGGACGACCCCTTCGTCGAACACTACCAGACGCCTGCGGTCCTGGAAATCCTCTATGCCGAGGACCCGACGTTCAGAAAGAGCATGGACGCCTTCATCAAGGCGATCGGGAAGTCCGAAGCCCTCATCGGCCGCGAGGCGGCGAGGAGGTATGCCGGCTTCTACGGCCCGACCTGCGTCGTCGACTTCGCCCTGATACCGGGCAGCACCTCCAATGTCGTCAACCAGATCCTCCAGACCGTCAAGATCCCGACAGAACACAAACAGGCGATCCTGGCGGCAAAGTCCTGGGGCATGAACACCTCGTACGGCATCGGCGAGGTCTTCGCACAGGCCGTGGAGGCGGGCGACACCCTTGCCGACGCCACGAAACAGGAGGTCAAACAGCTCCAGGCGATCTACGACCACCCGGTCAGGGCGCAGGCCGACCTGATGGAGAAGGCGGGGATGACCTCCTTCGACCCGGCGAAGTACATGGAGGGGTACAAAAAGGACATCACACCCTTCGTGAAGGCCGCGATCGACGGCGGCGTCCACTACGGCAACATCGTCACCGTCCCGGCCTACTGCGTCGGCGACATTGCGCACCACATCGCCCAGTCCACCTTCAACATGTGCAAGGACGACATGGTGATGGGCATCATCGAGGCGGTGACCGAGGTGATGGACAGGAGCGTGCGGTCGGCCCTCGACACGGTCAAAAGCGAGTACCAACTTCTATCCATCGCCACGGGTTCGTCGGCGGCGGCGACCGAGTACATCCTCGAACTCGACGGCTTCAACGCCCCGATGGTCGTCGACCTGCTCACGAAGCGCTTCCACAACTTCGTGCAGTTGTACCCCACCCGCGGCGCCGCGGCCGAGCTTCACAACTGCGACTTCATGGACATGATCTGGCGCGGCTGGCGGATGCTCGACGCCGCACGGAGGAAGAGGAACGGGTCCGGCGACCTGCTGACTCCAAAGGCTGCGGGCTTCCCTGTGGACCTCGCGCCCATCCATGAGAGTGAGGTGATCATGAACCCGCAGCGCTACGCCTATCCGGCCTCGGCGATCACCGTACGCTACTCGGCCCTGATGCGCCTCGCCGACTACCCCTGTCTGCTGACGAGCGAACCGGTGACGGCGACGATGATGACGAACATCATCGCCCTTCACCCGGAGCAGATCGCAGCCCCGGTGCGGGCCTGCAAGGACTGCGCCTCGGCCTCGATGGTCGACTTCAGGCACGAGTACTGCCAGTGGAGAGAGGCGGTCTGA
- a CDS encoding manganese efflux pump MntP family protein, producing the protein MRAPTSYRTMDLLSVLLISVGLAMDATAVSIAGGVTVREGRARTALVLALLFGVFQTGMAVAGWFAGTLLYAFISGIDHWIAFILLAFIGGRMVMEGLKGEDGEEIAFGSAAVLLMLAIATSIDSLAVGLSFAALGSPILLPSVIIGVVTALLSLGGFWFGTVFGGKNRERAEIIGGVILILIGLRVLADHLLI; encoded by the coding sequence GTGCGGGCGCCGACGTCGTACAGGACCATGGATCTCCTCTCAGTCCTCCTCATCTCGGTCGGTCTCGCGATGGACGCCACCGCCGTCTCCATCGCTGGCGGGGTGACCGTGAGGGAGGGACGGGCGCGGACCGCACTCGTCCTCGCCCTCCTCTTCGGCGTCTTCCAGACAGGGATGGCCGTCGCCGGTTGGTTTGCCGGGACGCTCCTGTACGCGTTCATCTCGGGCATCGACCACTGGATCGCCTTCATCCTCCTCGCCTTCATCGGCGGCAGGATGGTCATGGAGGGCCTCAAGGGCGAGGACGGCGAGGAAATCGCCTTCGGCAGCGCCGCCGTCCTCCTCATGCTCGCCATCGCGACCTCCATCGACTCCCTTGCCGTCGGCCTTTCTTTTGCCGCCCTCGGGTCGCCGATCCTCCTGCCCTCCGTCATCATCGGGGTCGTCACCGCCCTCCTCTCCCTCGGCGGGTTCTGGTTCGGGACGGTCTTCGGCGGAAAGAACCGGGAGCGTGCCGAGATCATCGGAGGGGTCATCCTCATTCTGATCGGGCTGCGGGTGCTCGCCGACCACCTCCTTATCTGA
- a CDS encoding DUF362 domain-containing protein: protein MTSRVYFARIGLGNGRENTITRIRRLFDTAGLASCIEEGDLTAVKLHFGEEGCDTFVSPVWVRQVVDRIRDAGGNPFLTDTNTLYSGQRDNTVDHISTALGHGFGYEVTGAPIVIADGLHSQNWREVGIDGKHFSRVKIAGDILDAESMIVLSHVKGHGMAGFGGAIKNLAMGCAPAVGKMDQHQGLVPLIEAGACAECATCARVCPTGALEGGPGGITLTTTRCIGCGECMTVCPNGAIDFDWKEGLVPFMEMMTEYALGAVKDKAGRVGYLNVLTNITPDCDCCPWSDRPIVPDIGILASTDPVAIDAASFDLVNAQPGMAGNRLLGNREPGADKFRGVNPYSDGMIQVRYGEEIGLGSADYELVEI, encoded by the coding sequence ATGACAAGCAGGGTCTACTTCGCGCGGATCGGCCTTGGCAACGGCCGGGAGAACACCATCACACGGATACGGAGACTCTTCGACACCGCGGGCCTCGCCTCCTGCATCGAGGAGGGCGACCTGACCGCGGTAAAACTCCACTTCGGCGAAGAGGGATGCGACACTTTCGTCTCTCCGGTCTGGGTGCGGCAGGTCGTCGACAGGATCAGGGACGCCGGGGGCAACCCCTTCCTCACCGACACGAACACCCTGTATTCGGGGCAGCGGGACAACACCGTCGACCACATCTCCACGGCGCTCGGCCACGGGTTCGGCTACGAGGTGACAGGGGCCCCGATCGTCATCGCCGACGGCCTGCACTCGCAGAACTGGCGGGAGGTCGGGATCGACGGGAAGCACTTTTCCAGGGTGAAGATCGCGGGCGACATCCTGGACGCGGAGAGCATGATCGTCCTCTCCCACGTGAAGGGGCACGGGATGGCAGGATTCGGCGGGGCAATCAAGAACCTGGCGATGGGGTGCGCCCCTGCCGTGGGGAAGATGGACCAGCACCAGGGCCTCGTCCCCCTCATCGAGGCGGGCGCCTGTGCGGAGTGCGCCACCTGCGCCAGGGTCTGCCCGACAGGCGCCCTGGAGGGCGGGCCCGGCGGCATCACCCTCACGACGACGCGGTGCATCGGCTGCGGCGAGTGCATGACCGTCTGCCCGAACGGGGCGATCGACTTCGACTGGAAGGAGGGACTCGTCCCTTTCATGGAGATGATGACCGAGTACGCCCTCGGCGCGGTGAAGGACAAGGCGGGGAGGGTCGGGTACCTCAATGTCCTGACGAACATCACGCCTGACTGCGACTGCTGCCCCTGGAGCGACAGGCCGATCGTCCCGGACATCGGGATACTCGCCTCGACAGACCCGGTCGCCATCGACGCCGCCAGTTTCGACCTCGTCAATGCCCAACCCGGCATGGCCGGCAATCGTCTCCTCGGCAACCGCGAGCCCGGCGCCGACAAGTTCAGGGGGGTGAACCCATACAGCGACGGCATGATCCAGGTCAGGTACGGCGAGGAGATCGGCCTCGGGTCTGCCGACTATGAACTCGTCGAGATCTGA
- a CDS encoding tetratricopeptide repeat protein has translation MPKETEAERRVEEGDAFIRQGNRPAASARYREALGLDPAHAGALYRLGIIHEEDGEPDLAVICYDGILAENPDDPEVWIRRAHALIAAEDVDGAVESARHAVEVGKRYAPAWYLLGVAEKMRMNLHSALEAFHRAAELEPANPDCWFMAGVTLDMMFRHEDAVAAYRRALEIAPYHLEARKAMAYALILLGRFEEAVEECDRILELCPDYAPAVYIRGIALRGREAVEYGGRCV, from the coding sequence ATGCCGAAGGAGACAGAGGCGGAGCGCAGGGTCGAGGAGGGCGACGCCTTCATCAGGCAGGGCAACAGGCCGGCGGCGTCGGCCCGGTACAGAGAGGCCCTCGGACTGGACCCGGCTCATGCCGGGGCCCTGTACAGGCTCGGCATCATCCATGAGGAGGACGGGGAACCTGACCTGGCTGTCATCTGTTATGACGGCATCCTCGCCGAGAACCCGGACGACCCCGAGGTCTGGATCAGGCGCGCCCATGCCCTCATCGCTGCGGAGGACGTGGATGGTGCCGTGGAGAGTGCACGACATGCCGTGGAAGTCGGCAAAAGATATGCCCCTGCCTGGTACCTCCTGGGCGTGGCCGAGAAGATGCGCATGAACCTGCACTCGGCACTGGAGGCGTTTCACCGGGCGGCCGAACTCGAACCCGCCAACCCGGACTGCTGGTTTATGGCGGGGGTCACTCTCGACATGATGTTCAGGCACGAGGACGCGGTCGCCGCCTATCGCCGGGCCCTGGAGATCGCACCCTATCACCTGGAGGCCCGCAAGGCGATGGCCTATGCCCTCATCCTGCTGGGGAGGTTCGAGGAGGCGGTGGAGGAGTGCGACAGAATCCTCGAACTCTGCCCGGACTATGCGCCTGCGGTCTATATCCGGGGGATCGCCCTGCGCGGGAGAGAGGCGGTGGAGTACGGGGGCAGGTGTGTCTAG
- a CDS encoding pyruvoyl-dependent arginine decarboxylase has protein sequence MPKRVFFTCGVGRDSEYLGSFEMALRAAKIECYNLVTVSSILPPKCRIIPREEGLLDLEPGSVVFTVMSRIASNEPHRRISASIGVAIPQNMEEEWGYFAEHHAFGDDKEKAGQYAEHLAYNMYRSITDKTPEKTLNITESAIVDEDGRWTTVLAAAVFLME, from the coding sequence GTGCCAAAAAGGGTGTTTTTTACCTGCGGCGTGGGACGGGACTCCGAGTACCTCGGGTCCTTTGAGATGGCTCTCAGAGCAGCGAAGATCGAGTGTTACAATCTCGTGACAGTCAGTTCGATCCTACCGCCAAAGTGCCGGATCATCCCGCGTGAGGAGGGTCTTCTCGACCTCGAACCAGGGAGCGTCGTCTTCACGGTTATGTCCAGGATCGCCTCCAACGAGCCCCACCGCAGGATCTCCGCATCGATCGGGGTCGCAATCCCCCAGAACATGGAGGAGGAATGGGGTTACTTCGCCGAGCACCATGCATTCGGTGACGACAAGGAAAAGGCCGGGCAGTACGCCGAGCACCTTGCGTACAACATGTACCGGAGCATCACCGACAAAACGCCGGAAAAAACTTTAAATATCACTGAAAGCGCAATCGTGGACGAGGACGGCAGATGGACGACCGTCCTCGCGGCTGCAGTCTTCCTCATGGAGTAA
- a CDS encoding MIP/aquaporin family protein produces the protein MVSLLKRSIAELIGTFVLVFFGAGAAAVTLMIAHGAETPNPFNIGIGALGGLGDWLAIGLAFGIAIAAVIYALGRVSGAHINPAVTIALWAAGMFPAREVVPYIAAQLIGAAGASFAFAACAGMDAVTIGGLGATAPFPGISFSQAVLVEAIGTFLLMLAIMGVAVDKKAPPGFAGLVIGLTVAGIITTTGNIAGSSLNPARTFGPYLGNMVLGGTNLWGLFPIYVIGPVIGAVVAALLYRWITED, from the coding sequence ATGGTCTCCCTCCTGAAAAGAAGCATCGCCGAACTGATCGGGACATTCGTTCTGGTCTTCTTCGGCGCGGGCGCCGCGGCCGTCACCCTGATGATCGCCCATGGTGCGGAGACGCCGAACCCCTTCAACATCGGGATCGGCGCCCTCGGCGGCCTCGGCGACTGGCTTGCGATCGGTCTCGCCTTCGGCATCGCGATCGCCGCGGTGATCTATGCCCTCGGCAGGGTCTCCGGGGCGCACATCAACCCGGCGGTGACGATCGCCCTCTGGGCTGCCGGGATGTTCCCGGCGCGGGAGGTCGTCCCCTACATCGCCGCCCAACTCATCGGCGCCGCCGGCGCGAGTTTCGCCTTTGCAGCCTGCGCAGGGATGGACGCCGTCACGATCGGCGGCCTCGGCGCGACCGCACCCTTCCCCGGCATCTCCTTCTCGCAGGCGGTCCTTGTCGAGGCGATCGGCACCTTCCTCCTGATGCTCGCGATCATGGGGGTTGCCGTGGACAAAAAAGCGCCGCCCGGCTTTGCAGGCCTCGTCATCGGCCTCACCGTCGCCGGGATCATCACGACGACCGGGAACATCGCAGGGTCGTCCCTGAACCCGGCCCGTACCTTCGGGCCATACCTCGGCAACATGGTCCTCGGCGGGACAAACCTCTGGGGCCTCTTCCCGATCTACGTCATCGGCCCTGTCATCGGCGCCGTCGTGGCGGCGTTGCTGTACCGGTGGATCACCGAGGACTGA
- a CDS encoding endonuclease V produces the protein MTPRHDPIPWPTDPADALALQKELRSQVVPAGSPEPIRIAGLDAAYSADGRTIFGAAAALACPSLRFVEGVTAAVPVTFPYIPGLFTFREGPALLTTLDRLSSSPDLLMVHGHGIAHPRRCGIASHLGVVTGIPSVGVADTLLCGEAGETGALRGATAPVTEKGETIGCAVRTSPCVRPVYVSPGHLIDIAGAVRIVLLTTPRFRTPEPLRAAHRLAALARDSAAFR, from the coding sequence GTGACACCGCGCCACGACCCCATCCCCTGGCCAACCGATCCTGCCGACGCCCTCGCCCTCCAGAAGGAACTGCGCAGCCAGGTGGTTCCCGCGGGGTCGCCTGAACCGATCCGTATCGCCGGACTCGACGCGGCGTACTCGGCCGACGGCAGGACGATCTTCGGGGCGGCCGCGGCCCTCGCCTGCCCCTCCCTCAGGTTCGTGGAGGGGGTGACAGCCGCGGTGCCGGTGACATTCCCCTACATCCCCGGCCTCTTCACCTTCAGGGAGGGGCCAGCCCTCCTCACCACCCTCGACCGGTTATCCTCCAGCCCCGACCTCCTGATGGTCCACGGCCACGGCATCGCCCATCCCCGGCGGTGCGGGATCGCCTCGCACCTCGGCGTCGTCACCGGCATCCCCTCGGTCGGCGTCGCCGACACCCTCCTCTGCGGCGAGGCAGGAGAGACGGGCGCACTGCGGGGGGCGACGGCGCCGGTGACGGAGAAGGGCGAGACGATCGGGTGTGCGGTGCGGACCAGCCCCTGCGTCAGGCCGGTCTACGTCTCCCCCGGCCACCTCATCGACATCGCCGGGGCCGTCAGGATAGTCCTCCTGACCACGCCCCGTTTCCGCACCCCCGAACCCCTGCGGGCCGCCCACCGCCTCGCCGCCCTCGCCCGAGACTCCGCCGCATTCCGGTGA
- the msrA gene encoding peptide-methionine (S)-S-oxide reductase MsrA translates to MAGEKQYERAYFAAGCFWGVEAAFREVKGVVETAVGFMGGRTVNPTYEEVCTGRTGHAETVEVVFDPEVVGYADLLDIFWDIHDPTTKNRQGPDIGSQYRSAIFFLTPAQEAAALASRERLERSGRYPRPIVTEIVPAGPFFRAEEYHQRYYAKKGVGGCRIR, encoded by the coding sequence ATGGCCGGAGAGAAACAGTATGAACGCGCCTACTTCGCGGCAGGATGTTTCTGGGGTGTCGAGGCGGCGTTCAGGGAGGTGAAGGGAGTGGTGGAGACCGCTGTCGGGTTCATGGGCGGCAGGACCGTGAACCCGACCTATGAGGAGGTCTGCACTGGGAGGACCGGGCATGCGGAGACCGTGGAGGTGGTCTTCGACCCGGAAGTGGTGGGGTATGCCGACCTCCTCGACATCTTCTGGGATATCCACGACCCGACGACGAAGAACAGGCAGGGGCCGGACATCGGCAGCCAGTACCGCTCTGCAATCTTTTTCCTGACGCCGGCACAGGAGGCCGCGGCCCTGGCGTCGCGGGAGAGGCTGGAGCGTTCGGGGCGGTATCCCCGCCCCATCGTCACCGAGATCGTGCCGGCGGGGCCGTTCTTCCGCGCCGAAGAGTACCACCAGCGGTACTATGCGAAGAAGGGGGTGGGGGGCTGCCGGATCAGATAA
- a CDS encoding DUF2180 family protein, which translates to MKCYICAQEGKTTEAAGICIVCGMGLCTDHMIRDDVDLWEGGYPFPAQKMKKALPRILCPECHAALQE; encoded by the coding sequence ATGAAATGCTATATCTGCGCACAGGAGGGGAAGACGACCGAGGCCGCGGGGATCTGTATCGTCTGCGGCATGGGCCTCTGCACCGACCACATGATCCGGGACGACGTGGACCTCTGGGAAGGGGGATACCCCTTCCCGGCACAGAAGATGAAGAAGGCCCTCCCGAGGATCCTCTGTCCGGAATGCCATGCGGCCCTTCAGGAGTGA
- a CDS encoding heavy metal translocating P-type ATPase, translating into METEEEKQEGQTRKETLKVSGMHCATCALTIEKALKTMDGVKGAAVNLGTEQASVEYDPAKVSATEIEQAVAGAGYAVVTGRATLKVGGMMCATCVKTIETALQALPGVVSATVNLGAERAYVVYNPDTVGIPEMKAAIEDAGYQYLGMEGEETGEIEKKAREADLRDKKRRIIVGAVASAVLMGLMFAMPPVPVAMPYLLLVIATPPFVYLSGPIFLGAWRALKNRTLNMDVMYSMGIGVAFAASVLGTFGIVLTTDFLFYETAVMLATFLTLGRYLEARAKGRTGEAIAALVRLRPKTATVLADGKEEERPIEEVRPGDVILIRPGGQVPVDGTVRKGESYVDESMISGEPLPVGKEPGGKVVGGTINQDGVLEVEATRVGRDTVLAQIIRLVEEAQGTRPPVQRIADTAVTYFIPAVLAVAAAAFLTWYFVLDATLLFALTTLISVLVIACPCALGLATPTAITVGVGRGAELGILIKSGEALESAENLTTVAFDKTGTLTKGKPEVTDVVGLAAEKNEVLALAAGVERNSQHPVATAIVGSAGERGLAIPESTDFDTVRGKGVVAVVEGRQVALGNRALLAERMITPSGEAADAAERLEEEGKTVSFLAADGRVLGVLAVADTLKPTAMQAVAALKKMGLSVVMVTGDNERTAHAIAGMIGIDRVLAEVLPDEKAAEVRALQDRGDRVAFVGDGINDAPALAQADLGIAIGGGTDVAIESGDVVLVKDDLTDVPAAIQLSQKTIGRVKMNLFWAFAYNAALIPVAAGVLYPAFGITFRPELAGLAMAASSVTVVTLSLLLKGYMPEAKRGKTEERGMEIDPVCKMKVDPTTARHTSDYKGKKYYFCAPGCKKAFEAEPEKYLKG; encoded by the coding sequence ATGGAGACGGAGGAAGAGAAACAGGAGGGCCAGACCCGGAAAGAGACCCTCAAGGTCTCTGGCATGCACTGCGCCACCTGTGCTCTCACCATCGAGAAGGCCCTGAAGACCATGGACGGGGTGAAGGGGGCCGCGGTGAACCTCGGCACCGAGCAGGCCTCCGTGGAGTACGACCCGGCGAAGGTGAGTGCGACCGAGATCGAGCAGGCCGTCGCGGGCGCGGGCTACGCGGTCGTCACCGGCAGAGCGACCCTCAAGGTCGGCGGCATGATGTGCGCCACCTGCGTGAAGACGATCGAGACGGCCCTGCAGGCCCTGCCCGGCGTCGTCTCGGCCACCGTCAACCTCGGGGCGGAGAGGGCCTATGTCGTCTACAACCCCGACACCGTCGGCATCCCTGAGATGAAGGCGGCGATCGAGGACGCCGGTTACCAGTACCTCGGCATGGAGGGGGAGGAGACGGGCGAGATCGAGAAGAAGGCCCGAGAGGCCGACCTCCGGGACAAAAAACGGCGCATCATCGTCGGCGCCGTCGCCTCCGCGGTGCTGATGGGGCTGATGTTTGCGATGCCCCCGGTGCCCGTGGCCATGCCCTACCTCCTCCTCGTCATCGCCACTCCCCCCTTCGTCTACCTCTCCGGGCCGATCTTCCTCGGTGCCTGGCGGGCCCTGAAGAACAGGACCCTGAACATGGACGTCATGTACTCGATGGGCATCGGCGTCGCCTTCGCGGCCTCGGTCCTCGGCACCTTCGGGATCGTCCTCACCACCGACTTCCTCTTCTACGAGACCGCCGTGATGCTCGCCACCTTCCTCACCCTCGGTCGGTACCTGGAGGCGCGGGCGAAGGGGCGGACAGGCGAGGCGATCGCCGCCCTCGTCCGCCTGCGGCCGAAGACCGCCACCGTCCTTGCTGACGGGAAGGAGGAGGAGAGGCCGATCGAAGAGGTCAGGCCGGGCGACGTCATCCTGATCAGACCGGGCGGGCAGGTGCCTGTCGACGGCACGGTCAGGAAGGGGGAGAGTTATGTGGACGAGTCGATGATCAGCGGCGAGCCCCTCCCTGTCGGGAAAGAGCCCGGGGGAAAAGTCGTCGGCGGCACCATCAACCAGGACGGCGTCCTCGAGGTCGAAGCCACGCGGGTGGGCAGGGACACCGTCCTCGCCCAGATCATCAGGCTCGTCGAGGAGGCGCAGGGTACCAGGCCCCCTGTCCAGAGGATCGCGGACACCGCCGTCACCTACTTCATCCCGGCCGTCCTCGCCGTCGCCGCGGCCGCGTTCCTCACCTGGTACTTTGTCCTCGACGCCACCCTCCTCTTCGCCCTCACCACCCTCATCTCGGTGCTCGTCATCGCCTGCCCCTGCGCCCTCGGCCTTGCGACCCCGACCGCGATCACCGTCGGCGTCGGCCGGGGTGCCGAACTCGGCATCCTGATCAAGAGCGGCGAGGCCCTGGAGTCAGCCGAGAACCTCACCACCGTTGCTTTCGACAAGACGGGCACCCTGACAAAGGGGAAGCCGGAGGTCACCGACGTCGTCGGCCTTGCGGCGGAGAAGAACGAGGTGCTCGCCCTTGCCGCGGGTGTAGAAAGGAACTCGCAGCACCCGGTCGCCACGGCCATCGTTGGGTCTGCCGGAGAGCGGGGCCTCGCCATCCCGGAGAGCACGGATTTCGACACCGTGCGGGGGAAGGGCGTCGTCGCCGTCGTCGAGGGCAGGCAGGTCGCCCTCGGCAACAGGGCCCTCCTCGCGGAGAGGATGATCACGCCTTCCGGCGAAGCGGCGGATGCTGCGGAACGCCTCGAAGAGGAGGGAAAGACCGTCTCCTTCCTCGCGGCCGACGGCAGGGTGCTCGGCGTCCTCGCCGTCGCCGACACCCTGAAGCCCACCGCCATGCAGGCGGTCGCCGCCCTGAAAAAGATGGGCCTATCCGTCGTGATGGTCACCGGGGACAACGAGAGGACGGCACATGCCATCGCCGGCATGATCGGGATCGACCGCGTCCTCGCCGAGGTGCTCCCGGACGAGAAGGCCGCCGAGGTGAGGGCGCTCCAGGACCGGGGCGACAGGGTCGCCTTCGTCGGCGACGGCATCAACGACGCCCCGGCCCTCGCCCAGGCCGACCTCGGGATCGCCATCGGCGGCGGGACCGACGTCGCCATCGAGAGCGGCGACGTGGTCCTCGTCAAAGACGACCTGACAGACGTGCCTGCCGCGATCCAGCTCTCCCAGAAGACGATCGGCCGGGTGAAGATGAACCTCTTCTGGGCCTTCGCCTACAATGCCGCCCTCATCCCCGTCGCCGCCGGCGTCCTGTACCCCGCGTTCGGCATCACCTTCAGGCCCGAACTCGCCGGCCTCGCCATGGCCGCGAGTTCGGTCACCGTCGTGACGCTCTCCCTCCTCCTCAAAGGTTATATGCCGGAGGCGAAAAGAGGGAAGACGGAGGAAAGAGGCATGGAGATCGATCCGGTCTGCAAGATGAAGGTCGACCCGACGACCGCCCGGCACACGAGCGACTACAAGGGGAAGAAGTACTACTTCTGTGCACCGGGGTGCAAGAAGGCGTTCGAGGCAGAGCCAGAGAAGTATTTGAAAGGGTGA